The following DNA comes from Cuculus canorus isolate bCucCan1 chromosome 7, bCucCan1.pri, whole genome shotgun sequence.
GATAGGGCTCCTGTCTCAGTCAATGGCAGCAATGTGATGGTGTCCAGAGCCAGACTGCTCCACAAACTCATTTTTATCTGGCTAATCTAAGGCTATCTTGAGAGGAAATTGCAGCTGAAAGTGAATCTTCATTGATTTACACCAACAGCAAGGGTTCACTTCTTTGCTAGGGAAGACATAAGCTTTTGAATTAAGGGCAGTTTGTTAGCTCTGCTTAGACCCAAGCTCCGAATGCCACCtgattttgtttccttacaGAGTGCTGCACTTGAAATGCAGTTTTGATTAAGTAGGGCTGCTGAAAGGTTTAAGATATAAAGCTCTGAAACAGTTTCTTAAAGGAAATACCTTTTTATTGTAAAGCATAGGAACACAAAGGCAAACTGCAGCTGTAGATTGTTCATCCTTGCTCCAATTCTGGAAGGATAAGATTATTAACTGAACAAAAGTGCAACTGTTATGACGACCATCCTGTTACATTcagctgttttctgtctttgcagaTCTCAGCTGGTATCTATGTAGAGAAGAATTGATGTAATTATTTTTGGTTATAAGATCAATATCAATCTTTGTAGCTAAACATCACTTAAAACATGAATCCTGCTACTTTAAAGTGGGGAATCGTCACTTTGATTCACCAAAGTCTTAGTGCTCTGCAATTCTTGAGCCATTTGGCAGTTGTTGCAAGCTCCATGTGAGTAGTACTTACTATAGCTGTGCTGCAAATGTGCAGAGGTTGACTTAGGGCttccattttaaattcagtatAATGCTTACTAGActacttttcctttaaataaattgtCATTGCAGGGGAGTAACTTAATTTGTACGTATTAGCTGTCCCTCACAGAAAACTGGCAATTTTAATGAATAACAAATTTGGTGAGGATGGTGACCAGATCCATAGAGCCAACTGCAAGAATAAAAAGCCAATATAAACTACTGCTGCCTACTTCGATCCCACCTTCTATCCTGTAAGTGCGTTTGTGATAGTGCAGAGCTCAGCTGGGCCACTCTGTGGTCTCGGGGTAAGTCATGCATGTTTGGGGAGACAAGGACATTCCCATTGTGTCTTTGCCTTTGAACAAGTGCAGCGAGTTGGAGCAGTGAGGCACTCACTGGCTGCATCTGGAACTCCTGCCGGGCAAGGGCAGTGAGTGGGGACAGTCAGGCCCTCCCTGATGGCCAGCCCCTGGAATACCTGCTGCCTGGATCATAACCTGAGCTGGATGGTATCAGATGTGTACAGTCTGGGAAGTGCTGGAATTGCACAGCTGGTAGAAAATACCAGAATTACCTAAATATGAATTGTGAccagaatggaaaaatactgaCAAAAGACAATCATCTAATGATCCTAATTTAAGACCTTTTGAGCTCTCCTGGATTGCAGCAGGCTGTGACCACCATCTCCCCCTGCGTCAGGACACCTCTCAGGGTAAGATTTTCACAAGTGTTGTCCACTAACAAAAGCCGACAAGTGAGTAAGACTTTGTGAGGATTCAAAGATCATCTGCTAATGCTGACTAAGGATATGGATGAAGTCGGGCTTCTGGAGACTCAGCAGATGCAGGCTGATGAATGACAATGCAGTAAACCTGAGTAATTCACTAAGCTTGAGAAAAGGGAACTTCTGGCCGTGAGCTAACCTCTGCATGTCTGGATATCCATGAATCTTGGCATTTGTGTGTGCAATTTGATTTAGGAAACTCTGCAGTAAGTCTTATGTGAACCTTGCCATTCTCAAATCTTCAACTGATATTTGGTAATAACACATGCAATGGTGTTCTTAACTTGGGTTATATCCCGTGAGATACTTACCATCAAAAATGTCTATAAGTGGAGTTCCTGGAGCTATGGGGATATTCGATGTTGTCTCACTGATGATGTTGAGGAGTGACTTGACTTCTGATTCTAGATGCTCCACGGTTTTTATTACCTTCTAATGGAAACAAGGGAGAGAAGTGGTGAAAGGAGGTAGTAAAAGGGTCAAGTAGGAGGAATTGTATCAAGTATGCATGTTTAATGTccaataatcatagaatcatagaatggtttgggttggaagggaccttaaagatcattcagttccaaccccctgccatgggcagagacacctcccactggatcaggttgctcaaagccccatctaacctggccttgaacacctccagggacgggacatccatgatttctctgggccATCTGTGCCAGTGACTCCCCAccctgacaggaaaaaaattcatcctaatatctaatctaaatctcccctctttcagctcaaaatcatgcccccttgtcctatctctgcactccctaatAGAGCCCCTACTCGGCTatcctgtagcccctttcagtaatggaaggtgctctaaggtcttcctggagccttcccATATCttggctgaacaaccccaactctgtcagcatGTCCTTCCCTTCCTTGGGAAatcctcctctggatttgctctagccagatccatgtccttcctgtgccaaggactccagaaccgaaCGCAGggctccaagtgaggtctcaccagagcagagaagctGAATTCCCACCCTCGActacttctttggatgcagcccagtatACGGTTGGTCTTCTGGACTGCTAACaactaatttaatttatgtTGTGCATTgaagatttaaatatttcttgtgtTATGCTGATCTCTAGTGGCATGAAGtattaaaacattgttttgcGAGAGTTAAATTACAGCACCCCTGTATAAAGAATCAGCCATAATTTGACTTCTTGTAGGGAGCTTTGCATTAATTTGGTTTTAGTTCTCTCTCATTTCTAAGCCACCGTCGTAGCCAAGAAAAGAACGTACATAGAAGATGAGAGGAACTGGTGGGGATGGGAAGAAGAGGGCTGGTACTAGAGCAAGAGAGAGGTAATGTTGCCATTTGAGGACCAACACCATGAAGTTCGGCTGGTACCGGTACCCAGCTGGAAGTAGTTAGCACTGGACATGGATCTCATGAGTTCTTAAGACATCGGggtaaaaaaaagatgaaaactttGTGGCTTTCCTAGAATCCCAGTCATAGAGTTCATTTAGCTCCCTACTGTCTGCAGGAGTGAGCAGAATCAACTCTATCAGTCTTGGAGTCATCTTCAGAATTCATGTCTAGCCCTAAACAGAGAGGAAACTTTACAAGTATCAATTCTAATGTTTTTCTATTAAAGACATGGTTataaacattttagaaaaggCTGATATTCAATGAATGATTAATCAGTTGTTTGGAATTCATCAAGATAATATCTTTCTGGTAATAATGCCTTTAAGGATGACATCTGAAACAAATAGTCAGGCTttgaacagaataaaattgaGAAGGGATGGTGTCTAGAAATGtcattctcctttcctttctttggacAAATGGATGAGGCAGAAGTCTGATAAGGTCCAGAAGCCAGCTCTTACCTCTTCAATAATATCTAACCGTTCGTGAATTGTATCCTGTTCATTACAccagctccctcttcccaaactTCCAGGTAACACGCTGACAGGGTCTGCAGCAACTGGAGAAATGGACATAGTTAATTAGCAGGAGCTTTTTAATAGCAGTCCTTTCTGACTTCTGAAGTGGTATTTTGCATGCTAAAGAACATTGTTTATGAAAACTAATGTGAGAGTCCCAGCTAGAATTTGAACCCCTCTCACTATAACTGCAGCTAAACCCCACTGCTGCCAACGTCTCCTTGTCAGCACGTGCTGTCAAGGGTGGTTGGAACAAGGCATTTTCTCTTGCCAAGggtatttgttttggtttggttctatgtgtgtttgttttacaCAATCTGTTTTTTCCTACCTGTGTAGGGTAAGTTTGTTGACTGTAACTCACTCTCTACAAGTATAAAACCTCTGCACTGGGAAGATCTGCCTTACTCATCAGTTCCCTTTGGACAACCAGAAGCAGCTGGTATGGTAAAGCTTTGAAGAACAGCTAAGTTTGTCCATTTACACCCTGAATGGATACAAGCTGGTGATTCCACTGTGCCAGAAGCTCATCTGTACAGTCTGAATTTGCaataagaagagaaacaatGGACGTGTGTGCAGCTGACAGTATTTTGCTGACCAAGCTACTCAAATACAGTGCTATATTTGAAGTCACTTTTCTCTGTCCGTTATCTGTGTTTGCCTCTCAGTGGTTGTGAGCTCTTGCTCTTTGAACGTTTCATTCTACTGGCTCTGCTTCATGAAAGGGCAGTACCTGCTGGTGTCCCTACCTTAACAGAGCCAATTTCATTTTCGTAACTTCTGTGCAACATTGAGTAACTTTTAGTTTTTGATATGTGTGCATAAAACTGTAGCAGAGTATTTTAAACCCACTGAAGGGATAACATATCTTACTCTGTGTTGGTAAAGTTAGGTCTTGTTCTTGTTTGAGGCCTGAAGAAGCCATGACAACGAGAAACCAACATTAACTCATTCTGTTGTCGTTTGATTGTAACAAAGAGCAAATTGTCAGCTTGTGTTATAATGAACAGCAAGAAACATAAGAAGCAATCAGTTCCGCCTTCAGCTCTGTTGTGTGATGGTGGTGATTTGGAAGTGCCACAGTGCCGAGATTTCTGGGGTGTACGTATCAGGTGATGGCAAACGCGTCAGTAAGGATTGTAGCCATCGCAGTTCGATGGGATGATTCTATGTACTCTGACCTGGAATGACACCCTTGAAATTGGagggtggagaggaggaaaagataaaaatgtggTCTGATGTACTAAGTGTGGCAATATTTAGAAATTGGTTTGGCAGAGCTTAAGAGGGACTTTTTGGTTGTTTATTTGTAACAGGGTTTTGATTTGGTCGGTGCATTGACCAGGAGGTGGTGCTGTTAGGACGGAATCCCGACTAATTAATCTGCCTATCCACAGAATATTGCTGAAATACGTCAGGGCTTCAACAACAGGTGCTTTGCTGTTGCCCTTTTCCTCactttgttgctgctgttggtATTTTGGGAATATGGTTCCCTTTTAACTTCGTGCTCGAGTGAAAAATGCTACTTCTCAGaatttttgcttatttatatGATTTTTCCATCACGGCTGAAACAatacagaatcgtagaattgtgaaggttggaaaagacctctaagatcatcaagtcccaccatcagcccaacaccaccgtgcctaccaAGCCATTTTGTATGAAACGGATCCTGTGCTGCACAAACCTCGGCATcgtgctggctgctgctctgggtgaGTATATGTAGATAGGGAGGTTAGAGATGATAAATGGCCACAAAGCAGGGTGTGCTGGGGTAGGTATGCATAGCCAATATAAGGTTGTTACTTCTCACTGTGAGGTCAGCAAAACACTGCACAGCTTTGTGCACATGTACACCTCTGGAGGACGAGGTAAAGTGGCTGCTGCGAAGTGCAGGACTTGGTAGTGTTTGACTCCTCGGGGTGATTGGTTCTTCAATTCTGACAGGGAGAGACAGCTTTCTGGCCCTCAGAGCACACTGCTGCTTTATAGACTGTAATGGGCTCGccaaaggaggaggaagtgtCCTGTCCTAATTTGACAGGACTCTAAGATGTTACCCAGAACCACAAGGCTAGTGCAATGCCTAAAAAGAATCTGACAACTAGTCCAAGCCCAAGTGCCTCAGGAGGCACCCGACAGCTGTTGTTAGTGAGTGGTAAGAGTTAGTAGAGGCCTGTCTAGATCCCAGACTTCACAGCATGGGGCTGGCTGAGGGCTGACCAGGAGAAACCCTCTCAGCCAGGACCTGCGTGTCCGTGTCCGGTCAGTGACTGTCACACCGGAGCAGAGTGCTCTCGCACTTGTGATTGCCTCTTTGCCACCACGCCAGAACAGGGTACTTGGGGtgggtgggtgctgctgctggctgggcagcttttgctttggtcagtgtagtttttttctcttttctgagccCTGGTTTGAGGTTTTGGCTGCTGAAAACCATTATTTTGTTGTGTGGCTTTAGCTCTTAACCCACAGCCTTTGTATCTGGGATGGGCTGCTCGCAGGACACATCTGGTCCCTTGTAAATAAGGCGCGTATCTGGTTCACTATGGCCAGACAGTTCAGCTGAAGCAATAATTTCCATAGGCTCAAAGAGAATCACATGTTGCTTATGAacactgctcttctctgttgCAGTTGGTGAAAGACAATGACACAGTCTGCCTTTGGCtctccagcagcatctctgcctcACATAATAATAGCATGCAAAGGGAGTGAAGAATGGAAGGCTGCATGCCATGGAAGCAGAGGAGTAACAGCCTTTTAGGATGTTTCCAGGTACTTGCTCTCCTGTTGTTGAAGAAACATTTGTAAAATGTAAATCAGAATTTTACTTGCCTGTGTCTCAAAGCGCATGAATAACGCAGAAAACAATGATGGTAAATTGTAAAACTAACAGCTTTTTCAAGTAAACTCTCCTTTGTATGCTGTAAACATACTTAAAATGTGTGGGTATTTTCAATTTCTGACAGTTTGAACAAGTGTATAGGAAATGTGTTTCAATGTCTTGGCCATCTCACTTGAAGTTAACTGAGATTTCACGTTGTGCTCAGCAGAGTGGGTTGGGTAAATCAAAGCAGACCACAAGCcaaatgaaagacaaatgaGGTTGAAACAGGAACCAAATGCCAAATAAGAAAGCCTGACAGCAGGTGATACACCAAGGGGAATAAAGGAGAACATGCATAGCTCTTCAAGAAAAGACACTATGCTGTGTGTGCTTGTTTGTGCTGCCTTATGTTTATTTCTGGAGTGTATAGCGTACGGTGGCCAGAGAgcttttaatgagaaaatgaaggGGGTAGTAATACATCTATGTTCaataagaaaaatcttcaaatgGTGAACCCTTTAATGAGTTTGGGAATAACGCAACAGACCTCTGAAAGGATTTCTTGATCCTTGCTTAAATTATTGTCTAAATACGAGTGTTGGAACTCATGTTACCATGCGTACATAACTTTGAAGTGTTAGCCCAAGAAATTACATGGCTTACAAAAGTGGTTGCTGAAGTTAACTTGCAGCCTAATACAGGAAAGGTTCAATTACTTTAAACCTGAACTGATACTAAAATATCAGTATCGGTGCTTTGAGATCTAAGACCTTGTTAAACCAAGACTGTGAGTCAAATTTAATTTTGAGGGGGAGTTCTTCAAACTTAGTTTCCAGTTATGCCAACCCTTAATTGCACTGGCATCCTTTCAGCATCATaaattgtatgattctatgatactgtgCCTCAGTTGTCCTTGTGAAATATGCAGAATCAGAAACAGGACTTGATAGAAATTGTTCCTGATTAGGAGATGGCTGCTATGTATTTCTGTGCCTCGTTTTGCTATCAGAATCTATGTTGTTCTCACTTCACAAGGGAGCATCAGCTCTCACTTACCCAGCAGTGGAGCCTGAGAGAGGGTGCACAAGGCCACAGATAGTTCGTGGTGCCACTGGGCACTCTTTCTCAGGCACAGCACAATCTGGGGCCTCTGCCATGGCTGTCTGCCAGAAAGTAAATTACTACttgaaaaaacacttttcttctgctgtgttaCTATATCTGTGATTGTAAGActttaattttgtatattttcattcaaaggaaggaaaataacaataaaatgcTCCTGTGAGGGAACTGTTGGCTTGGAACGTGTTTCCAGCATGCTGGGATTCTGAATAAGCAGCCAGGGAGTGTCCTCCTGTGCACGTGGCTGTGGCAGAAAATGACTACAGGGAACTGGACTGATGAGAGACACAAGCTACGTAATTTGCAGGTAGGTTACTCTAAGTCATGTTGTAACTCGTGACAGGATACCCTGATGCTCTGGGCTTTAAAcaaaagttttcctttattGTGTATTTATCTCTGTGTAAAcatgtatttgttttgaagGCTAAAACAAAGCATTAGGAAGATCATAACTAGTAGCTGTACAGCACATACTTGTGTCTGGAGAAGGCGATGAGCCTTTTAGGAAGAGGAGAAGCCGTGTTGTAGCATATGTAAAGAATGTAAATTGTGTAGAATGAGTGAGCTTAAGGCTGGTTTGAGAATGGAGGAGGTAAGATACTTATCTGATGCCACCATCAGTTTAAGGATGACCACTGGCATGTGGGAATAAAGAGTTTTTCAACTTCATGAGAACGTGGCTTTTAGTTTGTGTGCAGTAATAGGAGTTACGGTCAAGGGGAGTGGGTGAGGTGAGTCTGTGATTTCTTAATCAGCTCTGTGGTTGTGTAGTTTGTGTATGAGTAAGTTACGGTAgtagaaagaaatatgaaagtaCAATGAAAGACTATCCTTCTAGGTTTTTCCTAGGAT
Coding sequences within:
- the PLAC9 gene encoding placenta-specific protein 9, which encodes MLFLWALGFILVLQERDLLVAADPVSVLPGSLGRGSWCNEQDTIHERLDIIEEKVIKTVEHLESEVKSLLNIISETTSNIPIAPGTPLIDIFDDTS